The region GCATTCCCAGGGAGTAAGGGTTGGCAGGGTCTGTGGCCTACTTTGTTGTGTGGCTTGGGGACAGCTAATGTGTAGCCCTCAGGCAGAGCCGAGGACGCCTACCTTGAGAAACAGAGCTCCCTTAGAGGCCAGGGCATCGAAGCTGCACCCATTGGGGTAACAGTGATAGGCCACGTCCATAACAGGGTAGCGGCTGGCAAAGAAGAGACCGCTGTTGAGACATTTGAAATTGCAGCAACCATGGCAGCCATAGACCCCAACATCATACAGGATGTACTCGAAGTAGCCATGTAGCTGCTCTTTCAACTTGGCAGCTGCACGCTTGTCAAACACCTCCTGCAGGCACAGGAAGTCCAGGTTGGCTGGGAAGAAGGCTGAGACCTCATGGTCGAAGGCTTCATCAGGGTGGCGCCTCCTGCGGGCTGCTGCCTTCTTCACCACAGAGGTCTTATACAGCAGCTTACTGTTACTGCCTGGCTCTCCGCTGCCACCACTGTCTTGTCCAGCCCGTGCCTTCACCAAGGACTCCCTGGAGGCGGAGGGGCTGCCCAGGCTCCCAGAATCCCCGTCCCGCTGATTGTGGTTGGGCGTCTGGCCCTTTGGGGTCCCACCAGCCCCATTCCTGGCTTGGCTCCCAGTAGCAGGGTCATCAGCTTCCTGTGCCCGGCCTCCTTCCTCACCACCAATTCGCACAATGCAGCTGTCCTCAAGGCTTCCATCAGCCTGTTCCCCAGAGGCTGGGCCATTGGCAGCCTCATCGCTGGGGTGACGCCCACCATCTCCCTTGTATTCCACAGAGGCTGTCCTCTTAATGCTCCCAGGAACAGCTCTGGCCCCATCACTGCCCTGCGGCGACACCAGGCTGCTGAAGCTGGCTGCACTGATGGAGGTGTTGGTGGGGGAATCGATGTAGATTTTGATCTGAGGCCGGGCGGCCCCATTGCGGATTCTCTGCCCTATCTCTTTGGCCCGGGCTTGGGTGTTGAAAACATTATTGAGCCTTGCGAGCGAGTCAGGGAGGAGGCAGACATTGGCTGTGGCAAAGCAAAAGCTTTTGCCAGCCCCTGTGCCCTTCCATTCACTAAGCAGGGCTGCCCCACCAGCTGGGCTCTTGTCTTCTAGCCGGGAGTAGGAGTAGGGCCGGCGGGCAGACTGcagtggagaccagaagatgaaCCCAAGAAAGGCAAAAGGCAGCGCAGCCACGAGCAGAGCCAGGTAGACTGGCGTGAAGAGTACGGTGCAGAACAACTGCAGGCAGCAAGGGTCATCTGCCCTCTGGCGCTTCTCATAGGTGGTGGGTATGAAGGAGGCGACCAGCCGGTCCACCAGCCAGTAACATGGGAAGATGAGGGCCCAGGACACAGCGTGGAGGGCAGACAGACAGCTGTTAGGAAAGGGGGTCGTGTACAAAACCATTGCAGCTCACTGGGCGCCGCAGCCGGCCCTACTACATGGTGTCCGTGGCAGCTGCAGCGCTTTCCCAGGCGGGGGCAGGTGGAGGGTGGAGGACAGGTCACCTCCTGGTGAGATGCGACTCTGGATGATCAGTGGTGAGTGTCCCACAGACAGTCATGGTTCACTTTAAGGGGCCATGCTGGGACATGGAAGCTGGTTGAAAACCTGTagaaaagagaatgaggaagtgAGTCCTTTACTGAGTTAGTCTGTTCCAAAAACCAGAGAATCCGTTTCACACAGAGTGTTTGGGGCCAGAAGAATGCCCCGGCATGCTCCATTTGCCTATAGATTCTTGTTTTCTAGGAATAAACAGCTTAGTACATGACTGTCCCTAGCTGGCTGTCTTGGTTCTGTAACTTAATTGCTTAAAAAATGGCCCATGTTTACAGAAGGGCATAGCCTTATGGGTACAAAGGGGTGTGTCTGAGAGAGTGCTAGACTGACACTGGCCAGAAGCAAGTGAAACCCTTTGGGAGCCAGGGCTGTGTTCTAAGTTGGCGGGCTGTGGCCTTAGTTAGAGGAGTGGTAAACATGTCTGCTCACCTTTCATCTAGTGCCAACTAGaccaggacagacagaagggcCAAAAGTTAGAGGGCAGAGGGTAGTGTGGCAGGCTGGGCAGAAGAGCAAGGAAACCTCATCCCACACAGCCTGCTCTAGCCATAGTCTGGCTTCCTGAGCAACTGACTAAGCTCTATGTGCTACCCCACAGTGTCCTGAGAAAACCCCAGGCAGTGGGGACCCAGGCACAGGACCTGCTGAACGGCTTCTCCAGTTATAGGGACCCTGACGTTCCCCTAGACACTTGGAGAAGGTTCTTGGGGTTGCGTGAGCCAAAGTTTTATTGACTCTCCAGCTTGTAGTCCAAGATGCAGCTTCAAGCAAAGCCAACAGCACCTATACACATTCATCCTTGGCCCCTGCCCCAGGCTGGACTGAGTCACCGTAGTTTCGAGAGCAGGCCTGGCCACACCTAGAATAGGCCGACAGGTATATTGATTTCTTTATGTCCATAAAGAAAGTCTTGTGTTTATCCAGCCTCCAGGGCCTCATACTGTTCATCCTGAGGGGAAAATCCAGGGTGCATGACCTGTATTTTGGTTACAAGGCCAGACAGGTAAGTTCATTACGTTCTACACCACTTCTGCCCCTGACACTTTAGCAGGTCTGGACCCAGACCCTCATCACACATCCTGGCCCTgcattctctcctccctcctgagaCCTCTGTCCCTGGAGCTAGAAACCTAGATATCATTTACACTGCCCTCCCTTTGTCCTCATGTCCCTCTGAGCATCTCAGTATGAGCTGAGGACAGTGTCACAATTGATCAACTTGTATCAGCCTCCACCCTCTCCACACAGTGACTAGAGGAACACCTCCTCAGCTGGCCTGCAGTCTCTACAGCCTGTCACTTACTACGGTTTTCCTAGTCATTCTGACGGTGGTACCAGAA is a window of Rattus rattus isolate New Zealand chromosome 17, Rrattus_CSIRO_v1, whole genome shotgun sequence DNA encoding:
- the Smpd3 gene encoding sphingomyelin phosphodiesterase 3, producing MVLYTTPFPNSCLSALHAVSWALIFPCYWLVDRLVASFIPTTYEKRQRADDPCCLQLFCTVLFTPVYLALLVAALPFAFLGFIFWSPLQSARRPYSYSRLEDKSPAGGAALLSEWKGTGAGKSFCFATANVCLLPDSLARLNNVFNTQARAKEIGQRIRNGAARPQIKIYIDSPTNTSISAASFSSLVSPQGSDGARAVPGSIKRTASVEYKGDGGRHPSDEAANGPASGEQADGSLEDSCIVRIGGEEGGRAQEADDPATGSQARNGAGGTPKGQTPNHNQRDGDSGSLGSPSASRESLVKARAGQDSGGSGEPGSNSKLLYKTSVVKKAAARRRRHPDEAFDHEVSAFFPANLDFLCLQEVFDKRAAAKLKEQLHGYFEYILYDVGVYGCHGCCNFKCLNSGLFFASRYPVMDVAYHCYPNGCSFDALASKGALFLKVQVGSTPQDQRIVGYIACTHLHAPPEDSAIRCEQLDLLQDWLADFRKSTSSTSTANPEELVVFDVICGDLNFDNCSSDDKLEQQHSLFTRYKDPCRLGPGEEKPWAIGTLLDINGLYDEDVCTPDNLQKVLESEEGRREYLAFPTSKSPGAGQKGRKDLLKGNGRRIDYMLHAEEGLCPDWKAEVEEFSFITQLSGLTDHLPVAMRLMVSAGEEEA